GTTGCCATATCTTCCATATTCTTTTCCCATGTTTTAGAGAAGTGCTGTGCCACCACGAAACAGGCTTCCCCTCCGTCGTCGGTATTTGCAAGGCGAAAAAGCTCGTCAAACGCCGCCTGCGATTGAAGCTGTGCTCCCTTCAGAAGCCAACCGGCTCCGGTTTTCGTGTCCCTGGGAATTTTCTTCCCCTCGTGATAAGCCCTGCCCAGGCCCGCCATAACAGGCCCGAACTTTTCCCCGGCGAAGGCGGTGATACGCGGGATAATCGCGTCTCCTTCCAGTTCAACCGCGCGGGCCGTATACTTTATCGCCAGATTGGCGATTCGCAAATCCTCCGGATCCAGCTTACTGTTAGTACCGGGCCCGTGATGGAAACTCAACTTATCATACATCCGGGAAAACATCTGCGCGGCGGCGAAACTGGCCTCTCCTCCGTCGTCGGTGTTTGCAAGACGAAAAAGCTCATCAAACGCCGCCTGCGATTGAAGCTGGGCTCCCTTTAAAAGCCACTCCGCTCCTGCTTTCGTGTCCTTTTGGACGTCTTTGCCCTCGTAATAAGCCTTACCCGCCGCTATCATCGCTTCAATGTCGCCATTTTTCGCCATCTGAAGATCCTCCGGCGTCAGGGCGTATGCTTGCCGCGTCGCGCCCGAGGACAAAACCGCCCATATAAACAGAAACACGAACAGCCATTGTTTGCTTTTCATGACGGAGCCTCCTCTTCACAATCCCGCATGACCGCCGCGTTGAACAGCTTTTTTCCTGTTTGTTCGCGATTGACCGGAACAAGGCTTTCAGCTTATGGGTCGCGGTGGTAACTATTATAACTTTTAGAATGCAATTTCGTTTATAAATTACAGGAGGACATTATCACAGACGAATAAGATAAACAAATCTCGAATTTGACAAATTCTCTTTGTTATGATTAAGTATCGCCATCATACACGATAAATCACCGTCTGAACCGGGAATATGTGATTAAGATAAGGAGGAAAACAGCGCATGGGCATCCGCAGATTATCGACCAAAATTATTGTGACAGCTGTGTTATTCTCTCTGATTTTTGTATGCGGCTTTGCCATTTCAGGCAATGCAGCAACCGCAACGACGGAGACAAAAAAGACGAGTGTGGTGTTCCGCACAAAAACGGAACCTGATACGCTTGATCCTCACAGGACAGCGGGAAACGGAGACCCTCAGCTCCCGCAGTATCAGATTTACGAATCCCTGTTTCGCTGTGAATCAAGTGGGAAAATTGTTCCGGCCCTATGCGAATCTTACACATTTACTGACGACAAAATGTCCCTGTCAGTAAAACTTCGCGAGGGGGTCAAGTTTCATGATGGTTCTTCAATGAGCGCGGATGATGTCGTTTATTCCATCAATCGTTCTTTGACAACTGGTTTTAACGGCACTTATGTGGGTAATATCGCGAGTGTAGAGAAAATCGATGACAAAAATGTCAAAATTAACCTAAAAAACCCTTACACACCGATTATCACTTGCTTAGCCACGCTCAACACGGCGATCCTTTCAAAAGCGTATGTGGAAAAAAACGGCGAGGATTTTCTCGCGCGCAACCCTATGGGAACGGGCGCTTACGTTTTTAAGAACTGGGTGTCGGGCGAGCGGATCGATATGGAAGCTTTTACAGATTATTGGCGCGGTAAAGCCAGTATTCCGCAGGGCGCATTTGTATTTATCGCCGACAACTCAACCGCGCTCATTGCTGTTGAAAATGGTGAAGTCGACCTCAACGACAATATGAATACTGCAGAAATTGCGACGCTTGATGGAAATCCAAAGCTGTCGCATTACCGAGGCCCCAGCGCTGCAATTCTGATCTATTCTTTCAACACTCAGGGGAAGATCATGTCGGATATCAGAATGCGCGAAGCTATTTCTCTCGTTGTAGACCGTCAGGCGATTTCGGCTATTTGCTATAATGATGAATGGACGCCTGTGGAAGCTGCGATGCTTCCTGTGCTCCCGGAATTTCCCAGGGATTTTAAAGCGCCGGCGCTCAACATCGAACGAGCGAAAGCTCTGGTGAAAGAATGTTATCCCAATGGCATCACTATTGCTATGCCAACCATTGACGCGCCGCAGTACAGTGAACCTTCTGTCGTCCTCCAGGAAGCCTGCAGGGAGATTGGAATCACTTTAGAAGTTGACATTATGGAACGCGCCGCATGGAATGAAAAAGTCATTGCCAAAACGGACTATGAATTGACAGTATGGGCGCTTGTGTCTAACGCCCTTGATGCGGATTTGTATGCTTCCAAATTTTATAGTGCTAATGCCAAAGGAGGCGGTAATTTCACTAATACTGTCAATTCTGAAATCGACCAGTGGATTGAACGCGGACGTATTACGGAAAGCGGTCCGGAGCGCAATAAAGTGTATCTCAATTATGTTCAGGCCGTTCAGGATTATTATGCTTGCGTTCCTTTCAGCGGAAATAACCGTGATATTGCTGCAAACCCTGATCTTAAAGGCGTCCAAACGAGCCCAACTACAAACTATTATTTCTGGGATTACAGTTATTAAACACCATTGTACGGTGGTTAAGTATTTTCCAGCTTTTTTCTCCATGGAACAAGCATTTATGTAACAGAGTGCGCTGAATGGCGCACTCTGTATAATAATCTTTATTCGTTGTGAGGAATGCAATGATTCTGTATATTGGTAAACGTCTCTTGATGATGATACCAGTTGTAATTGGGATCTCGCTTGTTGTCTTTTTAGTGATGAGCCTGACCCCCGGCGATCCAGCCCGGATGATTCTGGGTGAAGAAGCCAAACAAGAGGAAGTGGATGCGTTACGTAATAAGATGGGGCTGAATGACCCACTCTTCATCCAGTATGGCCGTTATATCTTCAATGGGCTGCACGGAGATTTTGGAAATTCCTACCGAACTAAAATTCCTGTGTTCAAGGAAGTCATCAGCCGATTTCCCACAACACTGAAGGTAGCCGTCGGCGCAATAATTCTCGCCGTCGTTCTCGGTATCCCCCTCGGGATACTATCTTCTGTCAGGCAATACAGTCTTGTCGATAATATCAGTATGGTTGTTTCAATGGTATTTACGTCTATCCCAACTTTTTGGCTCGGTTTAATGCTGCTTCTCGTGTTTTCTCAATTTCTCGGTTGGCTTCCGTCCTCTGGCAGCGCCACGTTCAAGCACTTCATCCTGCCGTGTATTGCCCTTTCCTGCAATACCTTCGCTTTGCTTCTGCGCATGACGCGCTCGACAATGCTCGAAGAAATACGGCAGGATTACATAAGAACGACAAAAGCCAAGGGCGCGCGCCCTTTAAGAGTTATCTTCAAACACGCGTTGCGCAATGCCCTACTCTCTATAGTCACTGTTATTGGTCTGGAATTTGGTTCACTTCTTGGAGGTTCTGTGGTGACGGAGAGCGTTTTTGGACTTCCAGGTCTGGGCACTCTCATAGTTACCGGCGTTAAACAGAAAGATACCCCATCAGTGATGGCTGCCGTAATGTTCATCGCTGTTACGGGCGGACTTATCAATCTGTTCACAGATGTTCTGTACACCTTCATCGATCCGCGCCTTAAAGCGCGTTTCAGCCAAATCGCACGTACACGTATTAGAAAACCTTTATTGCTGGGAGACGAAAAAAGTGGATAATATATTTCCCGTATCCTCTCCGTCATCCAGCGCTGGTCGCAGCCTGTGGTATTCCGTCTGGCATCGATACAAAAAAAACAAACTTGCCATGGTAGGATTGATTTTGATGTTCATCCTGATATTGGCGTCTCTTTCGGCGGGTGTATTCATTGATTATTCGAAAGTGACGGCAATATCGGCTGGCAACCGCCTTTTACCTCCATCATCCAGGCATTGGCTCGGCACAGATAATTATGGCCGCGACATTTTTGCCCGTATCATATACGGAAGCCGCGTATCCCTCAGCGTTGGCCTGATTACAGTCGTTTGCTCCCTGGCGACCGGCGGCTTCATCGGAGCAGTGGCCGGCTATTTCGGCGGCAAAGTTGACGAAATACTCATGCGTATCATGGATATCATGCTGGCTATTCCCAGCATCATTCTTGCCATCTGTTTTGTTGCCGCGCTTGGTTCCAGTGTCCCTAACCTCGTGGTGGCGCTCACGTTGTCACGGATGCCGCAATTTTCGCGAGTGGTGCGCGCCGCTGTGCTGCCGATCAAAAATCAAGAGTACATTGAAGCTGCCGCCGCTTTCGGAACAAGCAGCAGCCGAATTATATTAAAACATATCCTGCCTAACGTTCTGGGGCCTATTATTGTTCAGGCGACTCTTCAAGTGGGAAGCATCATTCTGAGCATTGCCGGGCTCAGCTTCATCGGGCTTGGCATTCAGCCTCCGACGCCAGAATTAGGTTCCATGCTTTCCGATCTTCGAGCCTATATGCGTACACATCCTTTTTTGGTCATCCCTCCAGGTGTTGCGATCATGCTGACCGTTTTTTCGTTCAACCGCATAGGAGACGGCTTACGCGACGCGCTTGATCCCAAGCTCAGAAATTAGGGGGTGTTCCAGGGCATGATGGAGGATACGCTGCTTGAGATCGAGAACCTTCATGTGGAGTATCGGTCAGATGAAAATACAGTTTTTGCGGTTAACGGACTCAATTTACGCCTGAAGAAAGGCATAACGCTGGGTTTAGTCGGAGAAACCGGCGCTGGAAAAACGTCTGCGGCGCTCAGTATTATGCGTTTGCTGCCTGAACGGGTCGGCGTTATTACGCAGGGGCGTATCCAGCTTACCGGTATAGATGTAATCGCGGCTTCTGAAGCACGGATGCGGGACCTGAGAGGCGAAGTCGTGTCCATGATCTTTCAGGATCCGATGACATCGCTTAATCCTTTGCTGCCCGTGGGCGATCAAATTGAAGAAATGCTTTTACTTCACAATCGTTCGATGTCAAAGGAAGAGCGCGCGAATCGCGTCGATGACATGTTGAAACTCATTGGAATTTCTCCCAGTAGAAAATATGAGTTCCCCTATCAGTTTTCCGGCGGGATGAAACAGCGTATCGTCATAGCTATCGCGATGGCTTGCCGTCCGATGCTGTTATTAGCCGACGAACCGACAACCGCTTTGGACGTGACGATACAGGCGCAGGTTCTTGAAATGATGAATGAGTTAAAAGCTCAATTGGGAACATCTATCTTGCTCATTACACACGATCTTGGCGTGGTCGCTCAGACGTGCGATGAGGTGGCGGTTATGTATGCGGGGGCTATCGTTGAAATGGGAACAACGTTCGATATATTTGAAAGCGATTGCCATCATCCTTATACAATCGGACTGTTTGGCTCCATCCCAATGATTGACGCGCAGGAAAAGTGGCTTAAACCTATTGCCGGGATGATGCCCGACCCTACCATCAAACGCGAGGGTTGCGCTTTTTGCGAGCGATGCCCGGATGCTCTGCCGATTTGTTCTGTGCAGGAGCCTCAGTTGTGGCATAAAGGCAGTCATTCCATTCGCTGTCACCTTTACACAAAACAAGATGCGAGAGAAGGAAACAGAGAATGAGCCAGTCGCACCTTATTCAGACAACCGGTCTGAAAAAATACTTCAGCACACCGAAAGGACAATTGCACGCGGTGGACGATATCAACCTGACCATCGACAAACGCACAACTCTCGGCGTTGTAGGAGAATCAGGCTGCGGGAAAAGTACGCTGGGCCGTGTGATGATTCGCCTGATTCCCGCCACAGGCGGACAGGTCTTTTATAACGAGCAGGATCTCCTCAGGCTGAGCCAGAGCGAACTGAAAGAGATGCGGAAAAAACTTCAGATCATCTTTCAAGACCCGTATGCTTCTCTAAACCCACGTATGACTGTCAGCGCAATCATCGAAGAACCCATGATCGTCTGCGGCATAGGAACTGACCATAAAGAGCGCACAGAAAGAGTCGATTACCTCATGAAGCTTGTAGGGCTTTCATCACGACTACGGAATGCATATCCTCACGAACTCGATGGAGGGCGTCGCCAGCGCATTGGTATCGCAAGGGCCCTGACCGTCAAT
The sequence above is a segment of the Synergistaceae bacterium genome. Coding sequences within it:
- a CDS encoding ABC transporter permease — protein: MILYIGKRLLMMIPVVIGISLVVFLVMSLTPGDPARMILGEEAKQEEVDALRNKMGLNDPLFIQYGRYIFNGLHGDFGNSYRTKIPVFKEVISRFPTTLKVAVGAIILAVVLGIPLGILSSVRQYSLVDNISMVVSMVFTSIPTFWLGLMLLLVFSQFLGWLPSSGSATFKHFILPCIALSCNTFALLLRMTRSTMLEEIRQDYIRTTKAKGARPLRVIFKHALRNALLSIVTVIGLEFGSLLGGSVVTESVFGLPGLGTLIVTGVKQKDTPSVMAAVMFIAVTGGLINLFTDVLYTFIDPRLKARFSQIARTRIRKPLLLGDEKSG
- a CDS encoding ABC transporter permease; translated protein: MFPVSSPSSSAGRSLWYSVWHRYKKNKLAMVGLILMFILILASLSAGVFIDYSKVTAISAGNRLLPPSSRHWLGTDNYGRDIFARIIYGSRVSLSVGLITVVCSLATGGFIGAVAGYFGGKVDEILMRIMDIMLAIPSIILAICFVAALGSSVPNLVVALTLSRMPQFSRVVRAAVLPIKNQEYIEAAAAFGTSSSRIILKHILPNVLGPIIVQATLQVGSIILSIAGLSFIGLGIQPPTPELGSMLSDLRAYMRTHPFLVIPPGVAIMLTVFSFNRIGDGLRDALDPKLRN
- a CDS encoding ABC transporter ATP-binding protein → MMEDTLLEIENLHVEYRSDENTVFAVNGLNLRLKKGITLGLVGETGAGKTSAALSIMRLLPERVGVITQGRIQLTGIDVIAASEARMRDLRGEVVSMIFQDPMTSLNPLLPVGDQIEEMLLLHNRSMSKEERANRVDDMLKLIGISPSRKYEFPYQFSGGMKQRIVIAIAMACRPMLLLADEPTTALDVTIQAQVLEMMNELKAQLGTSILLITHDLGVVAQTCDEVAVMYAGAIVEMGTTFDIFESDCHHPYTIGLFGSIPMIDAQEKWLKPIAGMMPDPTIKREGCAFCERCPDALPICSVQEPQLWHKGSHSIRCHLYTKQDAREGNRE
- a CDS encoding ABC transporter substrate-binding protein, whose protein sequence is MGIRRLSTKIIVTAVLFSLIFVCGFAISGNAATATTETKKTSVVFRTKTEPDTLDPHRTAGNGDPQLPQYQIYESLFRCESSGKIVPALCESYTFTDDKMSLSVKLREGVKFHDGSSMSADDVVYSINRSLTTGFNGTYVGNIASVEKIDDKNVKINLKNPYTPIITCLATLNTAILSKAYVEKNGEDFLARNPMGTGAYVFKNWVSGERIDMEAFTDYWRGKASIPQGAFVFIADNSTALIAVENGEVDLNDNMNTAEIATLDGNPKLSHYRGPSAAILIYSFNTQGKIMSDIRMREAISLVVDRQAISAICYNDEWTPVEAAMLPVLPEFPRDFKAPALNIERAKALVKECYPNGITIAMPTIDAPQYSEPSVVLQEACREIGITLEVDIMERAAWNEKVIAKTDYELTVWALVSNALDADLYASKFYSANAKGGGNFTNTVNSEIDQWIERGRITESGPERNKVYLNYVQAVQDYYACVPFSGNNRDIAANPDLKGVQTSPTTNYYFWDYSY
- a CDS encoding ATP-binding cassette domain-containing protein translates to MSQSHLIQTTGLKKYFSTPKGQLHAVDDINLTIDKRTTLGVVGESGCGKSTLGRVMIRLIPATGGQVFYNEQDLLRLSQSELKEMRKKLQIIFQDPYASLNPRMTVSAIIEEPMIVCGIGTDHKERTERVDYLMKLVGLSSRLRNAYPHELDGGRRQRIGIARALTVNPEFIVCDEPVSSLDVSIQAQILNLLMSLQDTMGLTYMFITHDLSVVRHLSTNIMVMYLGQCVEYTSGPLLFQNPLHPYTKALLSAIPRPSIKPEHRMKSIIIGEVTDPVNPKPGCRFAPRCSYVTKRCSDADVPVVKAEDGHEVKCVLYC